The following coding sequences are from one Geothrix sp. window:
- the pstA gene encoding phosphate ABC transporter permease PstA, protein MSRLADRFRQGGIFVWFSGTLLAFCLAMILSLVGFIVAKGMGYFWPATLVQVQTPEGPVLGEITGHEPARGEETEKIQFRVGNRDIYGQDFRWIPGASMGAPEYPKDALLIERLEYGPFIGRIASLSHDGKVVATGPQAMADALSRLPEANRLRRHIQSIEKGQVGELNRRIEKLRLSRRRLEAKGDQPALQALDAKTAEIQTTYDQVQAGLEQARSEARAWTLNLQTAEGQLKDWPLGSVVRMVPANAMGPLDKFGVYVSRLWEFVADDPRESNTEGGIFPAIFGTVMMVLVMSILVVPLGVVTALYLREYAKQGWLVRAVRVAVNNLAGVPSIVFGVFGLGFFVYGLGGAIDQLFFADSLPTPTYGTGGILWASLTLALLTVPVVIVATEEALGAVPRSQREASLAMGATKWQTLWKVVLPSATPGILTGLILAIARGAGEVAPLMLTGVVKLAPAMPLDGTFPFFHFDRKFMHLGFHIYDVGFQSPNSEAAKPMVFMASFLLLLVVVVLNLFALNLRRKLRERLGGSTF, encoded by the coding sequence ATGAGCCGGCTGGCCGATCGCTTCCGACAGGGCGGGATCTTCGTGTGGTTCTCCGGAACCCTGCTGGCCTTCTGCCTCGCCATGATCCTCAGCCTGGTGGGCTTCATCGTGGCCAAGGGCATGGGCTATTTCTGGCCCGCCACGCTGGTCCAGGTGCAGACGCCGGAGGGGCCGGTCCTAGGCGAGATCACGGGACATGAGCCCGCCCGCGGCGAGGAGACCGAAAAGATCCAGTTCCGGGTCGGGAACCGCGACATCTACGGCCAGGATTTCCGCTGGATTCCCGGCGCCAGCATGGGCGCCCCCGAATACCCGAAGGACGCCCTGCTCATCGAGCGCCTGGAATACGGCCCCTTCATCGGCCGGATCGCCTCCCTGAGCCACGATGGCAAGGTGGTGGCGACCGGTCCCCAGGCCATGGCCGATGCCCTGAGCCGCCTTCCGGAGGCCAACCGGCTTCGGCGCCACATCCAGTCCATCGAGAAGGGCCAGGTGGGCGAACTGAACCGCCGCATCGAGAAGCTCCGCCTGTCCCGCCGACGGTTGGAGGCCAAGGGCGACCAGCCGGCGCTCCAGGCCCTGGACGCCAAGACCGCGGAGATCCAGACCACCTACGACCAGGTCCAGGCCGGCCTGGAGCAGGCCCGCTCCGAGGCCAGGGCCTGGACCCTCAACCTGCAGACGGCGGAGGGCCAGCTCAAGGACTGGCCCCTCGGCAGCGTCGTCCGGATGGTGCCGGCCAATGCCATGGGCCCCCTCGACAAGTTCGGCGTCTACGTCTCCCGTCTCTGGGAGTTCGTGGCCGACGATCCCCGAGAATCCAACACCGAAGGCGGCATCTTCCCGGCCATTTTCGGCACCGTGATGATGGTGCTGGTGATGTCCATCCTGGTGGTCCCCCTGGGCGTGGTCACGGCCCTCTATCTCCGGGAGTACGCCAAGCAGGGTTGGCTCGTCCGGGCCGTGCGCGTCGCCGTGAACAACCTGGCCGGGGTGCCCTCCATCGTGTTCGGCGTGTTCGGCCTCGGGTTCTTCGTCTATGGCCTGGGCGGGGCCATTGACCAGCTCTTCTTCGCCGACAGCCTGCCGACCCCGACCTACGGCACCGGCGGCATCCTCTGGGCTTCGCTCACCCTGGCCCTGTTGACCGTCCCCGTGGTCATCGTCGCCACGGAAGAGGCCCTCGGCGCGGTCCCGCGCTCCCAGCGGGAGGCCAGCCTCGCCATGGGTGCCACCAAGTGGCAGACCCTCTGGAAAGTGGTGCTTCCCAGTGCCACACCGGGCATCCTCACGGGCCTCATCCTGGCCATCGCCCGCGGCGCCGGCGAGGTTGCCCCACTGATGCTCACGGGCGTGGTCAAGCTGGCCCCGGCCATGCCGCTGGATGGCACCTTCCCCTTCTTCCATTTCGACCGGAAGTTCATGCACCTCGGATTCCACATCTACGACGTGGGCTTCCAGAGTCCCAATTCCGAAGCCGCCAAGCCCATGGTCTTCATGGCCTCCTTCCTCCTCCTCCTCGTGGTGGTGGTCCTGAACCTCTTCGCATTGAACCTCAGGCGCAAGCTGCGTGAGCGCCTGGGGGGGAGCACCTTTTGA